In Porites lutea chromosome 7, jaPorLute2.1, whole genome shotgun sequence, a single window of DNA contains:
- the LOC140943006 gene encoding programmed cell death protein 2-like has translation MTSSFFPSKIGGRPAWLNLQDLPDSDRMLCKICWKPMVFLLQVYAPLTNDQGFHRTIYLFCCKDGNCHAKNNRDCFLVLRNQLKRDNKFYNFNPPPDLDEMRELSLESVGKEFRPKAWTSLCDVCGCLGSKTCSKCHMTRYCSREHQSVDWKSGHKSFCAMFLCSEEEFTPEQLFEGNSSYNNSKSKVLFPEYELVTETEPDDDDESDGIERSEEERLDEFKQFVQENDLLSEINGDDKELESLATLGKEALLADKQFRIFKKRISREPKQVLRYHKNGEPLWVSDEAQPGKSDIPPCATCGSERMFEFQVMPQLLNHMQVDSFEESVDWGTLAVYTCSKSCGDGSSYLTEFLWKQNFADTGIPTTVLGH, from the exons ATGACAAGCTCCTTCTTTCCAAGCAAAATTGGCGGAAGGCCGGCTTGGTTAAATCTACAAGATCTTCCTGATTCCGATCGCATGCTGTGTAAAATCTGCTGGAAACCGATGGTTTTTCTGTTGCAAGTCTACGCTCCTTTGACCAACGATCAAGGCTTTCATCGAAcaatttacttattttgttGCAAGGACGGAAACTGCCATGCCAAAAACAACAGGgactgttttcttgttttgagaAATCAGCTGAAACGTGACAATAAGTTTTACAACTTTAATCCTCCCCCTGATCTCGATGAAATGAGGGAACTTTCATTGGAATCAGTAGGGAAAGAGTTTAGGCCGAAAGCGTGGACAAGTTTGTGTGATGTATGTGGCTGTCTCGGGAGCAAAACATGCTCCAAGTGTCACATGACACGATATTGCAGCCGGGAACATCAGTCAGTGGACTGGAAATCTGGGCATAAAAGCTTTTGTGCAATGTTTCTTTGTTCGGAGGAGGAATTTACCCCAGAGCAGCTTTTCGAAG gtaATAGTTCTTATAATAACTCAAAAAGCAAAGTCCTCTTTCCTGAATATGAACTGGTCACTGAAACAGAaccagatgatgatgatgagagcGATGGTATTGAGAGAAGTGAGGAAGAAAGATTAGATGAATTTAAGCAGTTTGTACAAGAAAATGATCTTCTAAGTGAAATAAATGGTGATGACAAGGAATTGGAGTCCTTGGCCACCCTTGGGAAAGAAGCTTTGCTTGCTGACAAACAATTTAGAATATTCAAGAAAAGAATTTCCAGAGAACCAAAGCAG GTTTTGCGTTATCACAAGAATGGAGAGCCCTTGTGGGTGTCCGATGAGGCTCAACCAGGTAAAAGTGATATCCCACCTTGTGCAACCTGTGGATCTGAAAGGATGTTTGAATTTCAG GTGATGCCTCAGTTGTTAAACCATATGCAAGTGGACAGTTTTGAAGAAAGTGTGGACTGGGGAACATTAGCAGTCTACACTTGTTCAAAGAGCTGTGGTGATGGTAGTTCATACCTAACAGAGTTCCTGTGGAAACAAAACTTTGCTGATACAGGAATCCCAACCACTGTGCTGGGTCACTAA
- the LOC140943008 gene encoding tRNA 2'-phosphotransferase 1-like isoform X1 — translation MASARNPRKGTSQDVHLSKALSCILRHGAAKEGLPMSEGFVFIDGLLKLRQFQRYSVDDIRRVVADNDKKRFTLRDDPATNRLQIRANQGHTIKVDDLELNPITDHSEAPVVVHGTYHECWPYIKAQGLSRMSRNHIHFAPGEPGEEGVISGMRKSCEIIIFINLQKALSDGFKFYRSANNVILCPGNEDGFLPPCYFQRVMQTRPNPQVAQGGISLLPG, via the exons ATGGCGTCCGCGCGTAACCCGAGAAAG GGAACAAGTCAGGATGTTCATCTTTCTAAAGCTCTTTCCTGTATTTTGCGACATGGTGCAGCTAAGGAGGGTCTTCCAATGTCAGAAG GTTTTGTCTTCATTGATGGTCTTTTGAAACTGAGACAGTTCCAGCGATATTCCGTGGATGACATCAGAAGAGTTGTGGCTGATAATGACAAGAAACGCTTCACTCTGAGAGATGACCCAGCAACAAACAGACTGCAAATTAGAGCTAATCAAGGGCATACTATCAAG GTGGATGATTTGGAGCTGAACCCCATAACAGACCATTCAGAGGCACCTGTAGTTGTGCACGGCACTTATCACGAGTGTTGGCCTTACATAAAAGCCCAG GGCTTGTCAAGGATGAGCAGAAACCACATTCATTTTGCACCAGGGGAGCCTGGAGAAGAAGGAGTCATCAGTG GGATGCGAAAAAGCTGTGAAATAATAATCTTCATCAATCTTCAAAAGGCTCTTAGTG ATGGCTTCAAATTCTATAGATCAGCTAACAATGTGATACTTTGTCCTGGAAATGAAGATGGCTTCCTTCCTCCTTGCTATTTTCAGCGAGTTATGCAGACTCGGCCAA ATCCACAGGTTGCACAAGGTGGGATATCACTTTTACCTGGTTGA
- the LOC140943008 gene encoding tRNA 2'-phosphotransferase 1-like isoform X3 encodes MASARNPRKGTSQDVHLSKALSCILRHGAAKEGLPMSEGFVFIDGLLKLRQFQRYSVDDIRRVVADNDKKRFTLRDDPATNRLQIRANQGHTIKVDDLELNPITDHSEAPVVVHGTYHECWPYIKAQGLSRMSRNHIHFAPGEPGEEGVISGMRKSCEIIIFINLQKALSDGFKFYRSANNVILCPGNEDGFLPPCYFQRVMQTRPRKELLFSSE; translated from the exons ATGGCGTCCGCGCGTAACCCGAGAAAG GGAACAAGTCAGGATGTTCATCTTTCTAAAGCTCTTTCCTGTATTTTGCGACATGGTGCAGCTAAGGAGGGTCTTCCAATGTCAGAAG GTTTTGTCTTCATTGATGGTCTTTTGAAACTGAGACAGTTCCAGCGATATTCCGTGGATGACATCAGAAGAGTTGTGGCTGATAATGACAAGAAACGCTTCACTCTGAGAGATGACCCAGCAACAAACAGACTGCAAATTAGAGCTAATCAAGGGCATACTATCAAG GTGGATGATTTGGAGCTGAACCCCATAACAGACCATTCAGAGGCACCTGTAGTTGTGCACGGCACTTATCACGAGTGTTGGCCTTACATAAAAGCCCAG GGCTTGTCAAGGATGAGCAGAAACCACATTCATTTTGCACCAGGGGAGCCTGGAGAAGAAGGAGTCATCAGTG GGATGCGAAAAAGCTGTGAAATAATAATCTTCATCAATCTTCAAAAGGCTCTTAGTG ATGGCTTCAAATTCTATAGATCAGCTAACAATGTGATACTTTGTCCTGGAAATGAAGATGGCTTCCTTCCTCCTTGCTATTTTCAGCGAGTTATGCAGACTCGGCCAA gaAAGGAACTGCTTTTCTCCTCAGAATGA
- the LOC140943008 gene encoding tRNA 2'-phosphotransferase 1-like isoform X2 codes for MASARNPRKGTSQDVHLSKALSCILRHGAAKEGLPMSEGFVFIDGLLKLRQFQRYSVDDIRRVVADNDKKRFTLRDDPATNRLQIRANQGHTIKVDDLELNPITDHSEAPVVVHGTYHECWPYIKAQGLSRMSRNHIHFAPGEPGEEGVISGMRKSCEIIIFINLQKALSDGFKFYRSANNVILCPGNEDGFLPPCYFQRVMQTRPSKHFKNFLVC; via the exons ATGGCGTCCGCGCGTAACCCGAGAAAG GGAACAAGTCAGGATGTTCATCTTTCTAAAGCTCTTTCCTGTATTTTGCGACATGGTGCAGCTAAGGAGGGTCTTCCAATGTCAGAAG GTTTTGTCTTCATTGATGGTCTTTTGAAACTGAGACAGTTCCAGCGATATTCCGTGGATGACATCAGAAGAGTTGTGGCTGATAATGACAAGAAACGCTTCACTCTGAGAGATGACCCAGCAACAAACAGACTGCAAATTAGAGCTAATCAAGGGCATACTATCAAG GTGGATGATTTGGAGCTGAACCCCATAACAGACCATTCAGAGGCACCTGTAGTTGTGCACGGCACTTATCACGAGTGTTGGCCTTACATAAAAGCCCAG GGCTTGTCAAGGATGAGCAGAAACCACATTCATTTTGCACCAGGGGAGCCTGGAGAAGAAGGAGTCATCAGTG GGATGCGAAAAAGCTGTGAAATAATAATCTTCATCAATCTTCAAAAGGCTCTTAGTG ATGGCTTCAAATTCTATAGATCAGCTAACAATGTGATACTTTGTCCTGGAAATGAAGATGGCTTCCTTCCTCCTTGCTATTTTCAGCGAGTTATGCAGACTCGGCCAAGTAAgcatttcaagaattttttggtTTGCTGA